The following nucleotide sequence is from Psychroflexus torquis ATCC 700755.
CGGTAAAAGGGTTAAATACACTGGCTATTCATACAGCGAAATAATCAGAAGCCTAACCAATGTATTTTTAAGTGGAGGCGATGTTATTGAAGATGTTATACCAATTTAGTTATTAAATGCCGTATTAAAAGCCTTTAGAAAATGATGGTTTCCTGTTATAGATTTAATGGTTTCAGGTTTCATTTCGCAGACCATTTCGCTTAGCCATTGTTTTAAACTTTTCATCGATTCGAATCTTTGATTCTTAAATCGATTTTTAATGTATTGCCATACTTGTTCGCATGGGTTTAGTTCAGGATTGTATGGGGGTATTCTTAACAAGACTATATTTTGTGGCACCTCTATATTTTTTGTAGAATGAAACCCTGCATTATCAATCACTACAATTTTATATTCCTTTGGATTATGTGTTGAAAATTCCCGCAGATAGGCTTGAAATATGTTAGTACTTACAC
It contains:
- a CDS encoding IS630 family transposase translates to MRISLNKDSYDSVNLYFQDEARFGMMNHLGKYITASGVKPIVTYQHIYKTTYLYGSYSPINGDSFVWEINGVSTNIFQAYLREFSTHNPKEYKIVVIDNAGFHSTKNIEVPQNIVLLRIPPYNPELNPCEQVWQYIKNRFKNQRFESMKSLKQWLSEMVCEMKPETIKSITGNHHFLKAFNTAFNN